The following DNA comes from Carassius carassius chromosome 41, fCarCar2.1, whole genome shotgun sequence.
tcgctgtcaaagtgacgccaaaatgaatgggactcaatggaatgctaacagcaggttgggggtccgctagccaatggcggcacccaggggtgcttcaaaaaaaatatgaaaccctgcccccctggtctTACACTGTTGCTGCATGAAGCAATAATGGGGCGGAAGAAGTACTAGCATTGCACCGTATGAAGCTCTATTGCCTCCTACTGGAAATAAATAGAAGTTCCTGAGGATGTGATTTCAGACAGCTAGATTCACACTGCAGTATGCTGCAATTTTCAGCTCTTTTCATTCCCTAtgacatttagacatttttaaaaaaaaaagttttttttagatacctgaaatgaaaacaattttttttttcaaaggcaaAGGAGAACTTAACCAATAGGCAAAGGCTTCTTGGGCCCCACAGAAGCCAAAGCCCCctaaaaatgcttttaatatgTGTGGTGCGTGTTCAGCGCGGACAAAAACATGGTGGACATGAACATGCTTCTTAGCAAAAGTAAGGCCGTATGATTTCCACGATGTAGAAAATGGGGACAGAATCCCGGGAATCCATTCAAAAAGACATAATTTAACGCGGAATGTTACGGAATGAACAGCGAAGATGGGCGTTTCGTTTGCTAGTTTGCAATTAAAAGTACGCGCAATGCTCGTGGTTGTTGTCTGTAGCGGCTAAATTTTATTCTTTCCATTTAATATTCACTTACACTAGTCCATTTCGCAGTTtgatttaaaggtacaggttgtaggacctgccactagagggcgcactatcaaaacaataacaatcgcgtggtttgatgatgctaagaaggagcgtggaatgatgggatttgttgttttctacccaaccgctgacggccatcaatcagacggaaagataaagcatggatttaacgcgagttcaatgatttgcgcgagtagattacataaaaagtcaatgcaaagacgcaatcAAACTATGGATCAGATGCGTCTTCACGTGGGTCTAGAGACGCGGTGCCCCACATTttgcgtgtatgccccataatactaatcttgttgatcattataatagcacatgttttctgtaaagatacgaatccaAACAACTCatctgtcgagtaaaacacaagcaagatcggcatctctttctagttgaagtttgtcgcgaagctacttccgcatttgtccacgacacttgtcatgtggtttctacgtcagtaaaggcggtcacAAAGGGttactaacgtcattgacaggcgactgcactgccctgtgtcactgtttagaatgggaattttctcatgatttacaagtagttgaaaacattagagacattgttagtaatcagctggacaaaatatataacactagcctagtggtttttggatattttattgcaaatatatttcaaattgtacctttaagtgtACTGTATtgcatttgatttattaattcaatATTTGACGAATTGCGTGTCATTGCTCATTACACACTAAACTTATTTTGTGTAGCACTTTGAATGTACAAAAATGTAAGGGTTTGTTTAATTAATTGCATAAACTATAGATTCATGTTTTTGCCTCACACAACAGGATTtctaaataataagtaaataaaataaataaaaatttaataggGCCCTATTGTTGTaaacaaattaagttattttattaattaaattaattagatatgtttttgattaaagcattcaaatggaaaacagaaaTTTTTGGACCCTAagaatgtaatttttgttaaattagGACTAAATTCCAGTTAAATTAAacaagtttcatgattttaattaattggacattgtttatatatacaaaaccatctggaaagattaaaaaaaaaatccagaaaatgtaaaatattatataataaatgcattaatataataaaaaatattaataaatattaaaaaaatagaaactTTGCTaatttgggaaaaataaaacggattttatagggccctacaAATATCATGCATCTAAAGCTATAATTTGTTTTTTGTGAAGGACCCAAGAAGGACCATCCAGAGTCACTTTCCACACAGACACACTTCATGATTTGGCACACTTCAAGCCTTCAGTttcatttaaatgtgtaattacaataaatagaaaataaatttaTAGTTTAAAGTTTAGAATTAGACAGCCTCACGTTGTGCAGACAACTGCATAGAGAAAATTACCCCAAAGCACCACCTAGTGTCCAACCTATTCTAATACCATTATAACCGGTTTAAATGTGAACAAGGGATCTACAacattaattcctttatttataaCATGAACATGAAACATATAAAGGATTGGATACAAATATGGGACACAGTCGTGCAGCAGCAAACATCACAACAGTGCAAAGAACTTCAAAGTTGTAAATGTGTGACATTATATAGGGCCCCATTCCTGTATTTTGCCTGGGGTCCCAAGATCACTAAATCCACCCCTGATAATAGGCTTTATTATAATAGATGTGTGAATgaaacagaaatacattttaaatttcttgtctttaaaattaaaatttatgtcCTTTTCCTTAacaaatatgtttatttgttGATATattgtgagtgtgtatatatctatatctatctatacatctcgctcccccccctctctctatacagtagctatatatatatatatatatatatatatatatataaagagagagagagagagagatagagagagagagagatagagagagagagagagagagagagaaagagaaagagaaagagaaagagaaagagaaagagaaagagaaagagaaagagaaagaaaatcggCAGACTTACCCGAAATATCCTGGTTAGGGTGGTTAGGACTGTATGATCTGTCCATAATTTGAAATAGAACTTCTTGAAAGATTAGAAACCTCTCTACATTCAgtgacagacaaacaaacaaaaggtaCAAAACTGGGAATGAAAAGTGAACAAGTAAAGACAGCAATAACAAATCAATGCTGAAAAGAAAACCCTAACCCGGTGAGATGTCTGTTGACTCATGAAGGGAGACCCAGGGGCTTAGTGTCTTCACAaactctatatgtgtgtgtgcgctcctTTCACTCCACATATACGTGCCTTTGCCATCGGCATTACACTAATATATGGCTTGTCTTTAAGAGGGCACTtcctttttcctctctttttgacTGGAACTGAAATCAATGGTCATGCAATTACAAAATGTGGATTTGTCAAGTGACGTCTGGCTGCTAAAGCGCGTATGGGGAGCACTATACCCAATAAGAAGCTCAATAAGAATAGAAACACTGCTGATTGCCGACTACGGCCCCATCAAAACCAGACAGCCAGTTCCAGGTGTTTTATTCTGTCGAGAGGCAATACTACATATTGGCAAAGAACATCAATGTTCACTCAAACGTCTCACGGCGACCTATTGACTCTCCACCAGGGAGCAGAGTCAACCATTTGGAAGTTATAGCTCCTTTCAAACTGTTTTAAGACAGGAACAAACCTTCAGAGCTGGAAAGTGCTGTCTCGAGAGGCTCCGTCACAGATAATTAGTGATCAATCATGAATTAGTTTAAAAGCTTGAAAAGAACACTGAGAGCATTATTAGATTGCAGGGATTCACTGCTCTCCAATAATGACTTGGATTTTTAGAGGAATGAAATCCTCCAATCATTTGTCAGTCTCCTCTATTGCCAATCAGGCCCATTAATCAGGATAAGGTCAAACCGGCCCACGCCTGAAAGATCGCAGGTGCCAAACAGAAAAGAAGGGAGAAAAAGGCTGCTTACAGCTTGTGTAATTAGAGGACATTAACACAGATGGTGCAACTTCTTCAGGTTCATCTCTAAAGAGACAAACACACTTTAAGTATTTAATATTGCTATTACTAAGACTTAAAATGCCACTTGGCCTTGAACAATTAATCAGAGAGTAATTTATGTTCATACTGCCAACAAGATCTAAACTGATAGATATTTGCCAATATTgtcttcatattttaattttccaAGCACACTTACCAAATGCACTTAAATGTACATAAAGGTATAAAACTGTGCCTATTTGCACAACTGATCTAAGATATTTACCTGTCTGGTGTTTCCTGTTCAAACCTTTCTCATAAAGATCTCTAACAGCTGACCTGAACTGAATGGCTCTCTGTAATTGAACAAATGCATCAATGCTGCATTTGTTAAATCTAATTACAGGATGCTACTACAGGGCATGCTTATCGAAGAGAACAAATATGTCTAATCACATTAGCCCACAAATCACAAAGCCATATGAAAAGATACATGAGGTTAAGCCTggaaattaaaggggtcatatgatgcgattttaagttttcctttctctttggagtgttacaagctgtttgtgaatagataagatccttaaagttgcaaagactaaagtctcaaacccaaagacatattctttataaaagttaagacttgtccacaaccctctaaaatgcctcatttaaacacgcaCCCACATGTGTACGtgactgtgtgggaagatttgcataagcATAATATCAGTAGTGTCCTACGTCAGCAGCatcgtgaacgcgctcacaactgatccggaagagaagacaatgctgaataaagtcataatttttgttttgttttttggaccaaaatgtatttttgatgcttcaacaaattctaactgaccctctgatgtcacatggactactttgatgatgtttttcttatctttctggacatgaaaAGTATACCGTACTTACATTTTCAATGGgggggacagaaagctcttggactaaatctaaaatatcttaaactgtgttccaaagatgaacggaggtctttacgggtttggatcgacatgagggtgagtcattaatgacataattttaatttttgggtgaactaaccctttaaggggcgtaacaattctgtcacacacttgaggcattcagccaatctcaAAGCgctagatagctggccaatcagagcacacctcgcttttcaaaacgatgagctttgaaaaaaaaaatacttgtttCAGATAGGTGGAGCATAGAGGAGAAATGTATCATGTATATTATGTGAAAAAATTTTTATGAACCTTAAACcgaataaacacatttcattacaccaaatatacaaaataatgttctttttagcaacatcatatgacccctttaatttataGATTTAATATTGCTGTCCTTAAGAAAACTAACCTTGCGTTTTACCCTGTGTCTTTAAGGGCCTGATTCAGTCTGaagctaaaattatatatatatatatatatatatatatatatatatatatatatatatatatatatatatatatatataattttagcttCAGActtaatatactataatatatatatattttaaaaaagtcaaTCAGTCAATCAGCCGCTAAAATGAAGTGGTACagccaggggcgtagtttatgggggggatggggggaggtaacccccccaatattcaaatccatcagttacaacccccccaatatttcaacatgaaaatcacagtagatcaaatgaaaaatataatatgaaaaaatagaattcatttattttgtaaaaataattttgttcctaatcaaatatgagtatgtcataataaatcagacaaaaaatactccccctccattgaaccgattggtaacgcccaaccaatgagtcgcactttcaccaaaacaagcgaatggtgtttgaatgggagagcacacggttaatgttaacgccaaaaatgaagagaagcgctgcacagcggactatatttaactgctggtcagagaggggtgcaaaaaaaataaaaaaaaataaagcatgtactgagaatattgtgtaatagttagtacacaccacatatattttagctagctaatccattgcaatctattcagctataactatcagtataacaagttaccaaagcagctgtctgttttgctagtatatttttcagtagtgtctgtaattatcaacgacaaaagtattcacattggtgtttgttttcttactaaattaatctgacttttgaacgaattggatgaatgaacgatttaagtggctaactcattaaaacagtgaaacactgccgcctactggcggtttcaatacttaatttctttcttttgataatctctactatgttagaattttatgaatgatgattttacacaaatttcataacgttatgaggtgtataatctctttacatgtttttataacagattcgaggtaaatatagcagcagggtagaaaagtcagcagagggagaggaggagcagttgatcaggtaaagaagatgccattcaatcaataaaataaaataggaaacagtatagaaaaatagcagctttgtaaagttaggctacacattaatgcctttaatgttttaaagatgtgtttccctttagaaaaaaatttaaaatgcattaaggtggaatgtaaaaatcttaaaataaatgtctaaatgttgtctctttcatatttgttgaatttgtaatcagttacagcatgttgccagatagatagatagatagatagatagatagatagatagatagatagatagatagatagatagatagatagatagatagatagatagaaataaataaattgtccaataacaatacacataaaaaaaaaaaaaaaaaaaaattttgaaaaaaaataacgggcagcatacaacgttcaaccccccccaatgttcaaaccaaatctacgcccttgggtACAGCTGTCACTCTTTCGAATCGATTCTTTCAAACATTTTGTTCCAAAGCACCAGTTCATAAAAAGAAGTCTTACGCCTCAATTGCGTCATCGTGTGGCTCTAGGCGTAATGACATTGTTAATAACTTGTAACTCAATTTAATTCCAGTTATTTCGTGTTTTAATTAGGCTTTAGTAACAGGGATTATTGATAATTGTGTGACAATTAATAGTTTATAAAAATAGTCATTTAGaatataaatgcagtttataaTTCCATTAATTTGACAAAAATAAGCAGTTGTCATTAATAGTACAACAAGTGAAATTAAACTATCTCTGATTGTAGATATACTGCTAAATGGGGAGAGATTTTGTAATTAATCTAGTCAATCTACAGTACATTAAGGTTTCATTCAATAATTATGCTGTGTATTCACATATGAAACTCAATCaatagttttaaaaatctttttacgATGCTATGATATTTTGTGATGCTACAGCATATGCCCAGACACTGGACACACTACTTTAAAAAGACAAATTATATCTGAAATCTCATATCTCTGTCTCCTCAAAAAGTCGTAGTCCAAACCAGTCACCGTTTCTGTCTGGACCAAATCCTGCTccatattaaatatcaaatatactgattatctctttattttattataatattcttttaataattacacacttcagctttaaagaTATTACAAATGCATTCAATATTCATTCAGCTATGCTAAAACAGATATTACACTTTTTATGCATTCAAGTTGCATTTGCAAAAGAAATGATTAAGACGTGAATGCCTCAAAGCTCTTTAACATCTCATTGCAAAATTATACATATTTGCATGGCAGGAAGTGATCTTGAATCTTTACGATAAGTGCTACATTATGCCATGTGCATTTTGACCTGTTAAAAGTGACAGACAGTGCCCTGAGAAAGCCTTTTTAAAGGCCCAGTAAACATTACCACAAATGTTCGTTATTCAGTGCATCTCCTCTGTCCACCTGCAAGCAAAACCTCTGCCACATCCCGTATATTATTTGCATAACTTAAATCCGGATGTGACAGATTAGATCTGTTTAAAAATATTCTCAGTTGTTTGTTTCCATTGCAGTCAACATTTTGTCTTTTGTGGACAGACCCTGCAGATAAGGTCATTCTTGCTTTAGAGTCTCTCTCCAGCTGAAGCTGTGGTTGGGCCCGTGAGTTAAAGGAAGAATTGGTGGGTCCACTAGCTGCCAGAATCCTGAGTCCCCCTGCTCCTCACAGGCACACAGACCCAGATATGGAATCTGGACGGAAAGATTGGCTCCAATAAAGCATCATGCTTAAAGTATAAAGATTAAATGTTTAAAGTAAAGTGGATGAAACTAACCTTTCTGACTACTTGCACAAAATCTTTGGAATTCTGAGGAGAAAGGCCCTGGATCTGGCGAGTACAGGCCTCCAGAGTGGAAGCATGTCCCACAAACAGAATATTTTTTCCTGATGTAAAACAGGAGGGTATTAGTAAAGATATGTGGGGGTCAGATACTAAAAGCAGTATTTTTAATCACTCACCCTTATTTTTGCAGTACGCCAAAATGTCTTTGGTCACCTGGTGGCTGCGACTAATGTACGTGTCATACGCCTCCGAGATGGTTAGTTTGCTAGTGGGGATGTGAGGTCTGCGGAAAGGCAACTGTCAATCAGGACAGAATCCGAAATGTAAGTAGCTGCTACAATGTATATGATTCCTCCAGTTGTTACCTGTATGTTGTGTCTACATTAAGGTTGGCCGCAGCAAGATCTGTGGGGGGTATCCAAGCAGGCAAAGATGTTCCTGTCACCCATTTAGTCCACTCAAAAAGCCCAGGCTCCACTCGGATGCTTAATCTGCTGCCATCTTGCTGCATTCCTAGAAAATTAGCACATGACATTGGGGTCACAcagcatttaaatgtaaagtagacttataaagtgaaaatgttgattAATTTATACCAAAACAGCAATATCTGAGGCAACAAGGAACTTGCTGGAATATTCTAGTCTAATACAAGCTTCATTTCAGCATTCTCTAAAATCTACTGGTGGATAGAAAAAAGTAAAAgtgttacttaaagggatagttcacccaaaaatgaaaatttgaccccattatttactcaccctcaagccacccTAAATGTATATGACTTTAATCTTTCTGACAAATACAattgaagttatattaaaaaatgtcctggctcttccaagctttataatggcagtgaattgtGGTCgagattttaaaacaaaaagtgcatccatccatcataaaaaagtactccacatggctccagggggttaaatttacattacattttaacattttattattaccaGTGTTATTatgaaaaccgttgtgctgcttaatatttttgtggaaaccatgatacattttttcaagattctttgactgaatttttttgtaatattatacagGTATTTATGGtccattttaatcaatttaatgcatccttgctgtataaaaggttttttttcctcaaaaatattaaaataatatttgtacaTCTTCATGATATAAATTGGGTATTTATAAtctataaataatgtattaatttataataatttataaataacaatatacaataatatattaataacaataatttataataaaatatatagctaccttttttatattttaagtctcTTGCAAGGGGGTCATATTGTCATATTTTGGGCACCATggcatctaaaaaaattaaaagcccTGGTCTAAAAGACATTTACATGCTCCTATTGGAATATTCCTGTAGACATGTCGACTGCCAACAGATTCCTGATTACAGTACGTACCTCTGAGGATTTCATGAGCTGTCTGGACACATCGGAGACTGGGTGAGCAGTACACAAAATCAATAGTGGTATTACTTTCCAGCAGAGCCTCACCtggaaatggatggatggatggataatatcAAAAGAGCATGATGGATGATTCACTTGGTGAATTCATGAGAGCTTCACAACACTGAGCAGACATACCCACTATCTTAGCCTGTGTAACTCCAACCACTGTGATAGGAGTGTCCATTTCATAGTCCCTGTGTGCTCCACCCCAGGCAGGTAGAGCAGCAGGCATATTCAGGTTACTCCTCATGTAACTGCCTACAGGAAGACAAACTGAGCTCGCAAACTAACTGTATCATATGAGCGAGGCACCATGACCCGTCTGTTTAGATTACCTTTAGAGTCAAAACACTGTGAGAGCCATTGTTTCCCAAACACAACATCCATTCTTTCTCCATGCCGACATACAAACAGTGTCCTTTTAGGGGTCCGAGACTGGATGTTGGAGCGGAGCACCTATCACCAACAGCACAAAATAAATCACTCAAATCATTAGTATCTGCACAAACACAAGTTTATTTTTAACCAACTCAACCTCAACAATGATAAATGGTGGAAATGTTACTTTAATTGATGTAATGTATAGTAACAGGCACCTGCATAGGTTGGCAAATAACACTCAAGATGGCGGACTCTCCCAGCTTTGAGTTTTCAAAGCATCGAATGTTGAGCAGTCCATCCAGTGATTTGCTCTCCTTGCAACCCTTTTCCGAAAGGGAAGTACAAAAGAAGGAGTGTGACCTGTTTAAGAAGCATAGATATAAATGTACGGCAAAACTTAACGGACATTTATCATTCATTGAGACTGTGAGAATGAGATTACAATGATAAAGGaaagattttgtatttttatgtatttactttaaattttggagttttaatttaaagtttgtttaaatgattaaaagggatagttcacccctgGTCTCCAAACAACATTGGAtcccattcactttcactgtatggacagaaaaattccaaaatatttttcacattatTATCATTTTGTGTGTAATTCCACAGACAAAAAAGGACATAAAGTGTATGAATAACAAGAGGATGACTGCCTACAATATAACTGGcaaaaaaaacagtatgttaaaaaaaaattatgtctgaATTGATAGTATTCAAAGAACAGTAGGCGAAAACTTCCTGGATGACAGAGTAGTTCTGGcaagattctgaagtgtgcatttATTGGACcttttactatcccatgaggcatCAGAAGAAGATTTGTGAGGGACAGTAAAGCGATGCAACTGAGGCTTACAGGTCACATGACAGTGACAATGCCAAATGTCCAAATTAAAAGCAGATCCAAATTAAATTCATACTAAACATGtttgtgaagtaattatttattcaaaagATACTACTCATAGAGTAGATTTCAGATATAGCCGATGAGTACATTTTAGGTGAACTTTCCCTTGAACCCTGAGCAGGTGCGAGCAATACTGGTAAGTCTCGCTGATCAAAATTACAGCACATCATCTGGAGAACTTACCCGTGGAAGACCCATGTGTCAGACTCGTCAGCAGGGCTCACATAGTTCTCAGGCAGCAGTCCAGAGGTGCCTGTACCCAGAGACGTGCCGTACACCCAGCCCTCACTAGTGCTCATTTGCTCCACTGTAGAGGAGAAGATAAAGTCTCCTGGCACCAGTTCCAGCTCATCGTCATTCTGAGGAGTGTAGGGGTACATCACTTGCAAAGTCTGACAATGAAACAGAGGTAGGTCTGCATTAAAGTGCATTTATGTGAACTAGCAAAACATTTCAACTGGAAACAAAAAATGTCTATAACAGACATAAACAAATAAGGCTTAATATGGGCCTCACCTCATGATTTGCAAATCGTACGTCTCTTGAGAAAAGGACAGCAAGCCAATCACAACCCAGCTTGATCTCAATCCCTCTTGCCAACTTTTCCAAGGAAGAATAATGATTGGTTGGGAAGTGATAGGCTAGAGTCAAATGAAGCTGCTTTTTATGGGGTTCCACGTGAACAtctaagaaataaataattaagagtatttttatgaatttattctcTGTTCAAATACACAGCATTTTGACAATTGAATCCATATcagttcatttcatttgaacaggatttaaacagataaaacaTCCAGAATGTTCACTTTACAGTTTATCTTTTAAAAACAGATTTAATttgacagttcactcaaaaatgaaaattctgtcatcatttatgtcatgtctttcttttttcagtaaattatatatacatatatagtgttcctgtagctcaattggtagagcactgcgctgtcgagggcaaggttgggggttcgaatcaccgggaacacatgataggtaaaaattgatagcctgaatgcactgtaagtcactttggataaaagcgtctgctaaatgcataaatttaatttaagtttaatttaataaagttCTGGGATGTCAACTATAAAAAAGGACAAATAAGCAACATCAaccaaatcaataaaaaaaaaaaaaaaattatgtgcactATATTATGTGCACTATATGTGTTTTCTGAAGCCTTATGATagctttataatatatatatatatatatatatatatatatatatatatatatatatatatatatatatatatagtcggtgtgtgaatgggtgaatgtgaggcaaattgtaaagcgctttggatggccatgtggtctgttgaaagtgctatataaatgcagtccatttaccatttacagtacagaccaaaagtttggacacaccttctcattcaaagagttttctttattttcatgactatgaaaattgtagagtcacactgaaggcatcaagggctatttgaccaagaaggagagagatggggtgctgcgccagatgacctggcctccacagtcaacggacctgaacccaatcgagatggtttaggggtgagctggaccgtagactgaaggcaaaagggccaacaagtgctaagcatctctcggggaactccttcaagactgttggaagaccctttcaggtgactacctcttgaagctcatcaagagaatgccaagagtgtgcaaagcagtaatcaaaacaaaaggtggctactttgaagaacctagaatatgacatattttcagttgtttctcactttttttgttatgtatataattccacgtgttaattcatagttttgatgccttcagtgtgaatctacaagtTTCATAGTCTACAAACTTTATTTAACAGTTTAATCTGAATAGAGCATTCAGCCCGGGGGCGTGGTCGaatcttgtttgttatctttattttctaaatgcacaacgttctgttgttattatgtctgtatacaaataaaagtagaccctttacagattcgattgatgtactgctcttatctgtactatcaaaactgaaagtgtaatttaagttcttttcggggttatcaggagaaaatgactcataacgcgtatacgcgttaaccgactcaagagggctgaacagaacaattcaaaacgaaagaaaacagactgctctctgcTTATGTAACGTTaatccgtatgaaatgtgcatttctctgacgcgttcactactgcgaagatagCGACACAGCATCGTCAACTTTATCTTTGCAGTCGACATGACATTGATACAGAAAacacttgtttattaataattatattcataaaatataaaatattcacaATCATTACTTTTGCCGGTTGTTTTTGACAGCTTTTAAGTGCGTTATTGGCAGCGCCACCCTTACACCCTTAGCTCATCACAGCTGGACTGCTTGTTATGACGTCAAggtcatttttaatgttcttaaatTCAATTAGGCTAAACATAGCCTAACTGATACCTTTATCTTACGTTAATCAGCACCTGGCCTGTCTAAAACCTTCTAGATTTCAAGCCATTCCACCACTTTTCTAACTGCCAACTAAGCTTGTGGATAGGAGGGGCAGGTGGGCGGCGGGTTAAAATGCACCTCTCTGATTGGCCGA
Coding sequences within:
- the LOC132122775 gene encoding ubiquitin-associated and SH3 domain-containing protein B-like isoform X2 codes for the protein MAAKEDLYSKIIPRRLRQNSCVSVKHGSSLDVLLSMGFPQQRALKALASTGGRSVPLACDWLFSHLDDPFLDNPLPREYVLYLRPSGPLQNQLSHFWQQSRLTCGKNKAHNIFPHITLCQFFMCPDNKLVALCEALQSAVNQWRGRFPSPLPLELYTSTSFIGLFVEEHVAESLKKFAADFAVEAAAKADVHVEPHKKQLHLTLAYHFPTNHYSSLEKLARGIEIKLGCDWLAVLFSRDVRFANHENDDELELVPGDFIFSSTVEQMSTSEGWVYGTSLGTGTSGLLPENYVSPADESDTWVFHGSHSFFCTSLSEKGCKESKSLDGLLNIRCFENSKLGESAILSVICQPMQVLRSNIQSRTPKRTLFVCRHGERMDVVFGKQWLSQCFDSKGSYMRSNLNMPAALPAWGGAHRDYEMDTPITVVGVTQAKIVGEALLESNTTIDFVYCSPSLRCVQTAHEILRGMQQDGSRLSIRVEPGLFEWTKWVTGTSLPAWIPPTDLAAANLNVDTTYRPHIPTSKLTISEAYDTYISRSHQVTKDILAYCKNKGKNILFVGHASTLEACTRQIQGLSPQNSKDFVQVVRKIPYLGLCACEEQGDSGFWQLVDPPILPLTHGPNHSFSWRETLKQE
- the LOC132122775 gene encoding ubiquitin-associated and SH3 domain-containing protein B-like isoform X1 codes for the protein MAAKEDLYSKIIPRRLRQNSCVSVKHGSSLDVLLSMGFPQQRALKALASTGGRSVPLACDWLFSHLDDPFLDNPLPREYVLYLRPSGPLQNQLSHFWQQSRLTCGKNKAHNIFPHITLCQFFMCPDNKLVALCEALQSAVNQWRGRFPSPLPLELYTSTSFIGLFVEEHVAESLKKFAADFAVEAAAKADVHVEPHKKQLHLTLAYHFPTNHYSSLEKLARGIEIKLGCDWLAVLFSRDVRFANHETLQVMYPYTPQNDDELELVPGDFIFSSTVEQMSTSEGWVYGTSLGTGTSGLLPENYVSPADESDTWVFHGSHSFFCTSLSEKGCKESKSLDGLLNIRCFENSKLGESAILSVICQPMQVLRSNIQSRTPKRTLFVCRHGERMDVVFGKQWLSQCFDSKGSYMRSNLNMPAALPAWGGAHRDYEMDTPITVVGVTQAKIVGEALLESNTTIDFVYCSPSLRCVQTAHEILRGMQQDGSRLSIRVEPGLFEWTKWVTGTSLPAWIPPTDLAAANLNVDTTYRPHIPTSKLTISEAYDTYISRSHQVTKDILAYCKNKGKNILFVGHASTLEACTRQIQGLSPQNSKDFVQVVRKIPYLGLCACEEQGDSGFWQLVDPPILPLTHGPNHSFSWRETLKQE